The Culex pipiens pallens isolate TS unplaced genomic scaffold, TS_CPP_V2 Cpp_Un0113, whole genome shotgun sequence genomic interval GAGCGGATTTGACAATCTGTTGATCCAGCGAACGCACTACATCGTGAAGAAGAACTTGGCGTTGAAGCAGCAGTTGGAGTTCCGTTGGCGCCAGTTGTGGGACAGCACCGGGGAGACGGAGTTGCTGACGCACATGATGCCGTTCTACTCGTACGATATTCCGCACACGTGTGGTCCGGACCCGAAGATCTGCTGCCAGTTTGACTTTAAGCGATTGCCCAACTTTGGAGTGTCCTGTCCGTGGCGCGTTCCGCCGCAGCCAATCACCGACGAAAATGTATCGAAAAAGGCCGAGCTGATTGTGGACCAGTGGCGTAAAAAGTCCGTCCTGTACAAGACGCGGTCGGTGTTGATCCCGCTCGGTGACGACTTCCGGTACACGCAGAGCAAAGAGTGGGAAGCCCAGCGGGTCAACTTTGAAAAGCTGTTCGATCACATCAACGCGGAACCGGCGTTCAACGTGGAGGCCAAGTTCGGCACACTTCAGGAGTACTTTGACTCGATTCGGGCGGCACAACCGCTGGACAAGTTCCCCACCTTGAGCGGTGATTTCTTCACTTACGCCGATGTCAACGAGGACTACTGGAGTGGTTATTACACATCTCGGCCGTACCACAAGCGGCAGGATCGGATATTACTTGGTTATCTTCGGAGCGCGGAGATGCTACACGCGTGGCACACCTGGGACGGAGAAGGTGAGGGTGAACTCGCGCAACGTCTTCAGTACGCGCGTCAGCAGCTTGCGCTGTTTCAACATCACGATGGGATCACCGGAACGGCCGATAACCACGTTGTTGAGGATTACGCCCAGCGAATGTCTAAGGCGATTGAGGAGTGCAAGTTCGTGATGCAGCAAGCGGTCTATAGACTGCTCACGCGACCTTCCGTGTACCAGGCGGATCCCAAGTTCTCGTACCTTAGTATCGACGACGCCCGCACGGTAGACGGTTCGGACTCGTTCCGGCCAACGATAATTATCGGCGATGAACTGCCGATAAAGCACGTCGTGGTGCACAACTCACTGCCCGTCCATCGCCAAGAACTGGTCGAAGTATATTTGGGCAGACCGTTCGCCACGGTTCAAGACTCGCGCGATGGCTCAACCGTACCGGCTCAAATCGCTCCGGTTTGGTCGTGGCACACGCGTCCGGATGGTGTCAGCACTCCCCAAGCCTCAACCACCAAGTACCGGCTCGTGTTTCGAGTTTCCGTTCCTCCGATGGGCCTCGTAGTGTACACGATCAACGCGCGAAACCGCGTACAAGACAGCGAAGGAGTGTCGTACGCAAAGGTTACAATCCTCTCCCGAACTCCGTTCACGATCAACCTGCGAGACTACCCTGAACTCCCGGAGTTTGGTGAACCGCGTGAAACCTCACTTAAAGTTGGTGAAAGCGGCCCCGGAGCATCATTCAACGCCAACGGACTGCTGAAGTCACTCTCGGTAGACTCGAACACCGTCCCAGTTCATCTGGAATTCCTCAAGTACGGAATGCGTTTCGGCCATGGGAAGAGCGGAGCTTACCTGTTCCACCCGGACGGTCCCGCCACCAAACTTCCCCTCGGAGACCCCGTCATCCTGATCGTCAAAGGTCCGCTGGAAGCCAGCATCACGACCGGTCTTCCGTTCACGAACCACCAAGCGGTTCTGCGTGGCGGAGCGCTCGAGTTGCGCAACCTGGTGGACATTGGAAGCCGCGAAAATACCGAAATCGTGATGCGACTCTCGACCACGATCGACAGTGGCGAGCTTTTTTACACCGATCTCAACGGGATGCAGATTATCAAGCGGAAGCGGATGGACAAGCTGCCACTGCAGGCCAATTATTACCCGGTGCCGTCGGCGATGTTTATTCAGGACGAGAACCTGCGGCTGACGATCCTCGGTGGGCAGCCGCTGGGCGGATCAAGCTTAAAGTCCGGAGAGGTGAGTTGGGGAGTCAAGTCTCATTcgctaattttacattaaatctTTTTCCCAGATGGAAATCATGCAGGACCGGCGCCTTTCGCAGGACGACGACCGCGGCCTGGGTCACGGCGTCCTCGACAATCTCCCCGTGCTGCATCTGTTCCGGCTGGTGCTGGAGAGTCGCGAACCGTGCACCAAGCTCGATCCGGGCTATCCGGCCGCCTTCCTGACGGCCAGTGCCCACGCCGAGCTGCGATCGCTGTTGCACCCCCCGGAAAAGCTCATCTTCAACGAAAACGAGTGGACCGGGCTGGTGCCGAGCTATGGCGCTAACCACGAACCGCTCGACCGGGACATGGAGCTGGTGGCGATGCGAAGCTTACCGCACGTTAAGCTGGGCAAGGACCGTCGGCCGACGATCGGGCTCGTCGTTCATCGGACAAACCTGGAGGATTGCGGATCGGAAGCGAGCGGGGAAGGAAATGTAAGACCTTTGTTTTAACCCCCAA includes:
- the LOC120423830 gene encoding alpha-mannosidase 2, whose translation is MVRIRRKLALILTGVTLFVFLMLYVILNHSMPAEKPSHDFLLLEDKIKELETGLNKHRREFGDMKHQLDTIRSKSGANPLDTDYELDKVPAVAAPALGNREMVKDSVISANRDGSCSLRTDVVPQVDVQMLELYEKTPFDNVDGGPWKQGWRISYDEKHWNQHHKLKVFVVPHSHNDPGWIHTFEEYYERQTKQIFANMLRHLEENPAMRFIWAEISYFARWYDNLVPQQKDVVKKLVRNGQLEFVTGGWVMPDEANSHWYAMLLQLTEGQTWLKTRLNVTPTSSWSIDPFGQSPSMPYILKKSGFDNLLIQRTHYIVKKNLALKQQLEFRWRQLWDSTGETELLTHMMPFYSYDIPHTCGPDPKICCQFDFKRLPNFGVSCPWRVPPQPITDENVSKKAELIVDQWRKKSVLYKTRSVLIPLGDDFRYTQSKEWEAQRVNFEKLFDHINAEPAFNVEAKFGTLQEYFDSIRAAQPLDKFPTLSGDFFTYADVNEDYWSGYYTSRPYHKRQDRILLGYLRSAEMLHAWHTWDGEGEGELAQRLQYARQQLALFQHHDGITGTADNHVVEDYAQRMSKAIEECKFVMQQAVYRLLTRPSVYQADPKFSYLSIDDARTVDGSDSFRPTIIIGDELPIKHVVVHNSLPVHRQELVEVYLGRPFATVQDSRDGSTVPAQIAPVWSWHTRPDGVSTPQASTTKYRLVFRVSVPPMGLVVYTINARNRVQDSEGVSYAKVTILSRTPFTINLRDYPELPEFGEPRETSLKVGESGPGASFNANGLLKSLSVDSNTVPVHLEFLKYGMRFGHGKSGAYLFHPDGPATKLPLGDPVILIVKGPLEASITTGLPFTNHQAVLRGGALELRNLVDIGSRENTEIVMRLSTTIDSGELFYTDLNGMQIIKRKRMDKLPLQANYYPVPSAMFIQDENLRLTILGGQPLGGSSLKSGEMEIMQDRRLSQDDDRGLGHGVLDNLPVLHLFRLVLESREPCTKLDPGYPAAFLTASAHAELRSLLHPPEKLIFNENEWTGLVPSYGANHEPLDRDMELVAMRSLPHVKLGKDRRPTIGLVVHRTNLEDCGSEASGEGNLSIKKLLNLDDGHEVYASPLTLLRRQEPVSADDLNLCPMDTKAFIIQR